A genomic region of Entelurus aequoreus isolate RoL-2023_Sb linkage group LG19, RoL_Eaeq_v1.1, whole genome shotgun sequence contains the following coding sequences:
- the prrg1 gene encoding transmembrane gamma-carboxyglutamic acid protein 1, protein MGTVFLPAEAAHSVLRRLRRANFLLEEMKQGNIQRECREEVCTYEEAREAFENDEKTRRFWEEYVRESSPPGGLESVVGGVNSLYLIVPLLTVVFIIAAVAVTVWRCHSRKRSQRSPGLGHAHHDHVLSVVSMDHWGRDYHHGDHSELSMHSSPAYPGSAVTSGRGSDPPPSYEEAVGHADVHVETEPPPQYEDIVVNRGK, encoded by the exons ATGGGCACTG TGTTCCTGCCGGCGGAGGCGGCCCACTCGGTGCTGCGGCGGCTGCGCAGGGCCAACTTCCTGCTGGAGGAGATGAAGCAGGGCAACATCCAGAGGGAGTGCAGAGAGGAGGTGTGCACCTACGAGGAGGCCCGCGAGGCCTTCGAGAACGACGAGAAGACG AGGCGTTTCTGGGAGGAGTACGTGCGTGAGAGCAGTCCACCAGGTGGTCTGGAGTCGGTAGTGGGCGGAGTCAACTCTCTCTACCTGATCGTGCCGCTGCTGACGGTGGTGTTCATCATCGCCGCCGTGGCCGTCACCGTGTGGCGCTGTCACTCCCGCAAGCGCTCCCAGCGCAGCCCCGGCCTGGGTCACGCTCACCACGACCACGTCCTGTCCGTGGTCTCCATGGACCACTGGGGGCGGGACTATCACCATGGCGACCACTCAGAACTCAGCATGCACAGCAGCCCCGCCTACCCCGGCTCGGCGGTCACGTCGGGGCGAGGGAGCGACCCCCCGCCGTCCTACGAGGAGGCCGTGGGCCACGCGGACGTCCACGTAGAAACGGAGCCGCCGCCGCAGTACGAGGACATCGTGGTCAACCGAGGGAAGTAG